The following is a genomic window from Nicotiana tabacum cultivar K326 chromosome 3, ASM71507v2, whole genome shotgun sequence.
GAAATCCGCCAAAGAGGGGATCAGTGAGAAGCACTTATGGGGCAGGCTCTTGCGGAAGGTAACCGATTCTTCTATTCTTTCTAGAAACGAAGAGATGCAGGGGAAGGGTTCAACTTCGAATGGCATTATTGAAAATTGCCCTTAGAAGCGGTGAACGTCCTAGAGTATTGGTTCCGGAGCCAAGGTCCTATAGAGATGCGAGAAGTGCCAAAAAGCAGGAAAAATTGCCATTGTGGCAGATGTTGAAGAAGCTGGTGGGGCAGTGTTTGTCAACAACCCCTTGGAGCTTTTCATTAAGACGGCTCGACGAGGACGTCGATTTCAAAAGGTGCGGGTGGTTTGTTAGGGCCTGACTTTTTGTCATCGGGCGTGGCATGGCTGTGGCAAGGATTTGGGCGTGATGGCCTTGTCATTGGCCTATGTGCGGGCAAAACGATCATGCGGAAGACGGACAAGACATTGTCATTGAGGGCCGTTGTAGGCAAGTATGGGCCAAGACCTTGGGACAGGCAAGGTGCGCTTGGCAAAGGCTTGACAAAGCTGTGTGGGCAATGTTAGGGCGGCATGGCACGGCATGCACGCCAAAGTCAGGGGCATGGCACTTTGGGTTGTGGCAGCTAAGTGCGGGCTAAGCTAAGACAAGACGGAAATGCGGGATGATGGAAAAGGCTTTCAATAGCTAAGGCAAAGCtatgtgaaggaaaatacaagcaatggcacgagggAAATGAAGGTTGACATGAGCAAGGCAGATTTGGACCAAGACAGTGTGCGGGCGGCAGCGGCGTCGGGCATGTGCGGCAAAATCACAGGCAGCGGATGCGGGCAAGGCATTGGCGCGGAAGCAATGTCAAGATGTGCCAAGGCTGGGCGCAATGCCAGCCTTGGGCACGAATCAGCTGGCCAAGTGAAGAATGGCACATGCAATGCACATGGAAAGTAGTTGGCAGTTACCTTGTCATAACCTCTTTGTCCCATGATCTGATCATGCTTGTATAATGTTCCCATTTCGTGTATAATGTGTCCTAAGTAGTTGGGGATGTCAACTACATGTTAGGAGCAGAATTAGTCTTAGTCCGACAAGTGGCAAAAGCTGTAGACAACAAGTGTCATGTGCTGCCAAGTCTAAGGGCTGCCTATattctataaatagggcctttGTGACTTAGGTAGAAGAAAGGAGTGAATGTGGGGAATTTCGTGAGAAATTCTAAGTGGGAAACAAGAGTGAAACGTGAGGGTTTCAGTTGTTTCAAAAAGGGGCTAAGGTTTGGCATGGGCAGATCTTAGTGTTGACAAGAACGACTTGTGTTCTATGTCAAAAAGTGGGCTGTGAGCGGACTGTGTTCATAGCAAAGTGAGGGTCCTCTGTATATTTTCCACATTAATGCAAAGGTTGGGATTTTCCCGTATATGTGTGTGTTCTTATTTGAATTGCTGTCTAAATCTCGTTTAGGCCAAAGGTGCGCGAAAATTGGCTAAGTATTTGGGAAAGGCTGAGTCAAGTGTACGACTTGATTGCCGCGCGGGTGTGAGTTTTGACTGACTAAAATCACCCCCGTGACAGTTAGCAAGGTGATTAACAGGATCAAAGGATGGTATTTAAAGCTACTGTCTTCTGGAGGCAGCGCAGTTCTTATCAGGCATGTTCTATTGGCCCTGAATGTCCATACATTGGCTGCAGTCCATCCAACCAAGGGTACTATCGCTACAATTGAGAGGTACCTAGCTAGATTCTTCTGGTCTGGGCAAGAGACTAGTGACAGATACCATTGGTCGGCATGGTCCAAACTTTGTTTTCCATATGAAGAGGGAGGGGCTAATTTTAGGAAGTTGGAGGATGTCTGCAAAGCCTTCACAGCAAAGCAATGGTGGAGGTTCAGAACAACAAACTCCTTATGGTCCCAATTTGTCAAAGCCAAATATTGTAGAATCTATCATCCACTGATTAGTCAATGGACTGCTGGCAAATCCCATAATTGGCAAGCTATGTGCAAATTAAAATATGAAGTAGAGCAGAACATCTTATGGAGAGTTGGGAGAGGTAATAGCAGTTTTTGGTATGAAAATTGGACCAATTTTGGTCCTTTGTCTTCCAACTTAGGCGAAGATGTTGGGTATGACAATACCAAGGTTAATGAAGTATATAAGGATGGAGTATGGGACTGGTCTTGCTTACATACTCAGCCTCCTGAAGCTGTTAAGACTTGGGTAGCCTCTGTTCACATCACAATTGGCCAAGAAGAGGATGATACTCCAATCTCGACAATTACTACTTCAGGAAAATTCAGTGTGGCCTCTGCTTGGAATGCATTAAGACGAAGAAaggatcttgctccttttgactCTAAGTTATGGCATAAAGATGTCCCATTTAAGATGTCTTTCTTGGCTTGGAGAGCTATCCATGGAAAAATCGCAACAGATGAAAGGATCACGAGGTTTGGGATTTCCTTAGCCTCTAAATGTTGTTGCTGCCCTTCTCCCGGAATGATCCCAGACGAGGAAATGTGTGAACACTTATTTTGTCAGGGACATTTTGCACAACAAGTGTGGGCAATTTTTGCTGGAATGGTTGGAATAGCTCACATTAACATCCCCTTAAGAACTCTGTTTGCTAACTGTTGGAATCATAAGTCCAAAAACTCTGTTGCTGCTTTTGTTTTCCAGATTATGCCTCCTATTGTTGTATGGGAGCTGTGGAGGTCAAGGTGTTGTAGCAAATATGAAATGGAGAGGCTATCAGTGGCAAGATCCAAATGCCTTATCACTTTTAACATTGCCCAATTAGTTAACTCTCATTTTGGGAAGCTAACTGTTAACAATAATTGGGAAGATATATGTAAATTCTTTGACTACTCTCTGGTTGAAAGGTGCATAACTGAGGTCAAGTGGCTTAAACCACACTTGTTAAACAGTGATGGTAGTTGTGTTAATGGGAATTATGGATGTGGCGGGGTGGTTAGAGACAATGGTGGTAAAATGCTTATGGCTTATGCTATACCAATGGGTCAAGGAACAAGTAACTTAGCAGAAGTAGAGGCCCTTCTTTTTGGCCTAAAATGGTACGTTCAACAAGGATATGGACTGATTATTGGCGAAACTGATTCCTTGCTACTTCACAACTGCATTCAAGGCATATGGTCCAAACCATGGAGAATCAACAGTGTTGTTATGGAGGTAAAAATGCTGGTTGAACAAAAGGGTCTAATCATTAGACATTGTTTTAGAGAAGCAAATCAAGTTGTGGACAAGATGGCTTCTCTAAGTCATCAATTAGAGGAAGTGTATATTTTCACTTATTTTGATACATTGCCGCGGCAAGTCAAAGGGTTACTAAATGTAGATAGATGGCAAATTCCAGCATTCCGAGTCAAGAAGAGAAGACCAAGTACCATAGTGTATGAACCACCATGAGTTCTCAACTTTATTACCAATTGGCATGTTGGTGCGGAGATAATCCCACCAATTCTGTACTTATTGTATGAATTTATTGTGTCAAATTCTCAATATATATAGAAGGCCAGGCTATACCCTCCTTCTTCAAATTGTATCTTTTGCATTGCAATGGTAATAAAATCGTAACTtggagttaaaaaaaaaaaaaaaaacaggatGTGTTGAACTTTTGCTTTGCCTAAGCACGCAGTCTTTGCAATTTCTGTGTTTTATGACAGTTGTTTGAAATTTAGGTAACTGATAGGTTGTTCAAATAACAGATCTGTCCAATTGAAAAGACTTGGACATGATCCTTAATTTTGCAGGCAATAGCATTGAGAATGCAGATACTACTCAGATAATTAGGACCGATGTACACCACAAAGCAAATTACGAAAGAAACAAATGACATTATTAGTTTTCATAAACTTGATTAAAGTTCAAAAATATACAATGAgtagaaagaaggaaaaagaaagaaaaaccaaaacaGTTTCTCCAGGGTAAAATCTGATCAGGAGAATTCAAACAAACTTCCCCCGAAGACATGGGGTAAGTTGTCTTAAAAATGGAGATTTTAGTAGCCTTCGGGCTTGTAGGCGATGAAACTGATGCATTGCACTTGACGGACGTTGTCGAATCCAATGATTCTGATCCAGGCTTGTGGGTAAGCCTTCTTTGCCTCCTCTACCTCAGCCAAGACCTGAGTGGCATCAGTGCACCCGAACATGGGCAACTTCCACATGGTCCAGTATCTACCATCGTAGTACCCTGGTGACTTGTTGTTCTCACGGTAGACGAATCCGTGCTGCACATATCCACAAGATAAACAAAACATTAACATAAGATAATACTCCTCTTTCACTTAATCAACTATATCTGTATAATCCCAAACTAGTTAGGATTGAGTAATTCATGTTAGATATGCTTGATTATAGTAGCAAGATTTAGAATAGATGTTGACCTCAGTCTCGAATTCCAAGCAAGGAACCCATCCATTTTTCAAAAGGTACTCAACTTCCCTAAGCAATTGCTCCTCGCTCAAATCAGGAAGGTATGAGAGTGTCTCGTACTTCTTCTTGTTAATTGGTGGCCACACCTATATAAAGAATTTAAAGAAAAAGTGGGATTGTTAGTAACAtgaaaaataaatcaaattaacAGGTTAAAATATATCAATATATAGCGTAAAATTTCTTTACactatcaatttatataaaaaataatatatgatACAAACCTGCATGCATTGGACTCTTCCACCATTGCTAGCAATGGAAGTAATGTCAAGGTTTTGTTTTCTGGTAACAGGGAAGGAGGAGGCGGACTTGAGGCCAGTGAAAGGTGCAACCATACTGGCTTGAGCAGCATTAGCGCCAGTGGCAACGGCAACAGCTGAGGAAATCACAGAGGAAGCCATTATATTGTTGAAAGTAATTGTTTAGCTTAAAGCTATTGCTTCCCTTGACCTTTGCTTTCAAGGGTGTGAATGCTATATATAGTGATAAGGTTTCACATCCTTTTCCCATCTAACGAGCACACGCAAGCAATAACCTCATCTTAGCGGAATCGTAACCGTTACAAAATTGATGGGCACATGAATTTGAACCCCTGACATAATTTGTGAATGggaaatattttctaaaaataacAATTTGTTACTATTCTTACTAATTAAAGACGGACAggtttttcatttttaaaaaatatactccctccatttcatatTAAATGacgtactttcctttttagtctgttccaaaacaaataaaacatttctaaatttagaaataatttaactttaaactcttcattttacccatttacccttaatgagaagtttttatagccacacaaatgtcatggccccacaaacctTTTACCTTTTAAGCTTTTAataccacaagttttaaaagtcttcttcttttttcttaaactctgtgctgAGTCAAACTAGCTCATTCAATATAAAATGGAGGGAGTAAAACGTATTAATATCAGAACTTTTGAGGAAAATCAAAGTTTTAAACCCCTACATTATTCTTTTTTCGGTTTGGTTTTTGCCGTAAAGAATTTCGAGGGCAAATTTTGCAACCTTAACTTAGTAGGTATCAACAAAGGTAGCAACAAAAATGTTAAGTCGTCTATCTTATTTGAAAAAGGGGCCACACATGTGAACACCATGAGGCCATTGTGATTTGGTTGAAATAATCATCTAAAGCCAATTCCGGCTTatcccaaataattatcaaaacactTTATAGTTATACCTACAGGAACTAAGATTTTAATTGACAACGTAGTGTTGATCgctttacagcttgtttggatggttgttactcattgtatcgtattgtattattattccaaaataataattatttcgattgtttcattaaaattggttgtattgtattgttaaattcaTTGTTTCGGAACAATAAAAGGTCCCATTTTTGAAATAACTGATTTGATATGGTgggattgtttcctatttttctttccaattataCCCTAACGTATTACTTCATAATTCTTTTTTTATCCTTTTttattttaactccaaatctccCACCTATAACCTACTTTGTTTTCATCCCTTTTTTTCCCAAACTACTGCTTCCAACTCCAACGTAAAATTGCTAATTTTGTTAGAATTTGCATGTTtaattgattaatctttttatatgacatatttggtgataaattagtagaaaggggctttcttaaattatttttatacgtaattcttgataaatttaatatttacacaattgagggtattttagtaaatttATCCGTTACAATACATTATGATACAGtcaaatcaaataataaaatgtTATTTAACAATAGCTAACAATACAATTCATCCAAACGTCGCATTCataaaacaatacaatacaacacaatacaatacattataaaacgatgggtaacaaccatccaaacaagctgttattAGTCGCCACCCAAAGCAAGAGCCGAGTTGCCATAATAAGTGATGGTTTCAGCGCAAACTATATGTCACCATTTTAGTAGCGACCTAACTTCAATGTATTTTGTGATGCATTTATTTACTTTTCATGACGATCTCGGTCACCAcaaaagataataaataaaacaaattagTTGTTATGGCGACAAAGCTTGCAGTAAAAGTAAACAAATGTGCTATAATTAAATTCAAGGTAGGTCGCTCGTCAAAATAGTAACATATAGTTTGTGGCGACTCACCACTTATTTTGGTGGCGATTGAAAACCTTATTTCTTGTCTTGACTCCTTATTGGTAATTTACTTGTTCAATTAAATACATCGTACAAAACTTCAAACACACATTTGGTGTGATAAAGGAAGATAGAAATTTCGTTATTGGGCtactttttttataaataaagttACCAGACATAGTCTGAATGGCGTAATATTTCTTAACGGGATTTTTTCCTTCCTATATCAGTAATAAAACTTTATTACTAAATATGTGCATATTTTGTAAATACCCGACCTTTGCACtgtttttctataatttttatacCATTcattaattagtaattaatagTAGCTGAATCTTCCTAATATGGCGTGTTAAAAATCAGGAAAAGAATATCCTAATTGATTTAGCGACCTTCAGTTCAAATTTGAACGCAAATCCTTTATCTGATCTCTCCCGAATTTTTTTcgtaattcaaaaaaaaaagacgaAAAGCTTCAACAAACTGAAATCAAATTGTAGAAATCAGTTCGGCGAGTTTCTTTCTCAATCCAGACATCAAAAAGATGACCAGTTATTCAACAAAATCAAGTCAAATTGTAGAAACCAATATTGCCGATACTCtgttcttcatcttttttttttctcaatccacaaatcaaaaaacaataaaatatagaacaatacctCAGCAACAACACTCAATCATGTCCAAAATCCCAATCATACTACAATTAAATGGGAAAAATATGATTATAAAAAATCGGTCTCATCTCTGtattttttgagaagaagaaggaatggagaagaggaagaaaaggGAGGGAAAACGGCGTTGGTCTTACGAATTAGAGGGAGCTGATtaaaatttttatgttataaattcTATCAAAGTCTGATTTTATGTTAATATCTACAAAATTCCTACATTTATGTACAAATCAGTTTAAGTATGTATAAAACATTATTGTTTTTAAGGGTATCTAtaaaattactacatttatactacaattaaactacgatctatgttgaaaaaaaatattgactacaaaattttctcttcatctacaaaatttctacaaaaaaaCTACAAATAAACTAAAATCAGTTTTAGTATTGTATAAAGCTGTATTGTTTTTAAGGGtatctacaaaattactacatttatactacaattaaactacaatctatgttgaaaaaaaaattgactacaaaattttctcttcacctacaaaatttctacaaaaaaaaaactacaaaacaATTTAAGGTTTCAGGGTGAAGCTTAGTCTTTAAAAGTTGAATCTTTGAATCAAAGTCAGAAGAAGGGGTAGGGGATTGATtggtttcaggggtgatttgaAGGTAAATATTGTATAGAATTTTGAGATGGATATCAATATTTGACACGCCTAAGGCTGGGCTTATGCTTCTCTTCTCCAACGGAAAAATTGAGAGGGATTGATTTTATAGTAAAACCATAATCCTATAATAGTTAGTATTTTGAATCCGAGAAGAAGTAGGAAAACTATGAAAGCATGTGCCCTAGATTGCTTTTGCTTACATACCAAAAAGGCAGTAGCTCTATATCGTAAAACCATAAGAATATGATTTTGAATCCGAAAAGAAATATGAAAGCGTGGACCCTACTATTTCGTACGTAACAAAATTGCAATTTCCATCTCTGtattttttgagaagaagaaggaatggaGAAGAGGAAGAAAGAGGAGGGGGAAAACGGCGCAGGTCTTAGGAATTAGGGGATAGAGAAACGTGGGATATATGGacacctttaattaaggagtaaaaacTGCCCATTAATTAGACCCTTAATTAAGTATGGTATAGAATTAGTAATTTGGTATACTAAGTATAATtaaatcaaaccttaaacattgagggtaataaggtttcttCTGTGgcataggaaggtaaaaatccttttcaaaaaagaACAGTGAGGGGGGCTTATTAAGTGACCTCGAAAGAATACAATAATATATACGACATTGTTATTACGATACTGATTATATTGTTGGACTCGGAGACTATTTGTCTTCTGGGCCTCGGCAGAAATAGGCCCAAGTTTGTATAAGTTTATTTATATAGCCTTTTACTAGTTTAGTCCACTTAGCATTCCGGGTTTTGACCcaatgtatatatagcttattttgtatatattttaataCTTTTTTCATTCTGAAATAATGAAACAATTGAGAAGCTTCTCCTCTTTTCTTTGTGTTCTCTTCACAAACCCTAGTTAATCTCCCTTGACGATTTCATgatttttcaaagttttcatggtatcagagcgaggaTTCATGTAGATCCTGTCCTCCGCATTCGTCCGATACTACCCTCATAAAGTTTGGTTGAGTTTTTCTTCTCGTTTGAATTTCGTCAGTTTCATCGAATTTTTCTCATTTTGTGGTGATTTATGGTTGAGTGTATCATGCCCCTTTTTTCTCGCAAAATTGGGTTTCGActcgtgacaactcttttaaggaaggtgttaaaagagagagtcgtcacctaacgggtttgaggtgcgttaggacacctatttgcaaataactctaatTTAACCAGTTTGTGtcaccaaagatcaggtaagggctcaaattacctcgaagagaaggtgttaggcactcctcgaggtccacaactatgggtcccaatcaaactcgaattatatgaattgGTTAGACAaacaaagacaaagaaaggaaaaagtttGGAAAAATTCATTGTTAAAAGACTTTGAATAGACAAAAATAATTGATTTAAATATAAGATGGgggatcctaagttttttagcctaaaggatcacccgtgcaacataaataatacttcataactccctctgaaagggtgttactcatattattcagcgggcacagactatcatctcttgctacccgattactatcttcaAGTTGTTATGACGGATATAAATTATTCATGTAATTTCATATGtaaaaataagtttttaaaataaaatatgaataataATATCCTATCCTTGTATATTTTCTAACGAATCTTGTAGGAAAAAGAAATTatgatgtgacgacccaaagggtcatcaccgtaattcttccttgttccgtgcttccgaggccttgaaaacctcgctgttagttgcctcgatttacgtgtgcagtccgggtgcgtagccggaaagcttttatgttgaaatatgcgaattatgtgaaaaatttgatgaattttgatattaatatgcataatattgactttggttaacattttgggtaaacggacctggacctgtgattcgacggtcccagagggtttgtagaaaaatatgggacttgggagtgagcccggaatcaaattccgaggtcccaaacccgagaaatgaatttttgtgtgaaattgttttctgaaattaattaaggaaaaggaagaagaaaattgatcagaaaactgtggtatcgggctcgtattttggctccgacgcccggtacgagtcttaaatatgttttaagcactatctgtaaagtttggctaaaaacggacgtcatatgacgtgtttcggacttaaaatggagaatttgagttttatgaaagttgaaagaaaatcatgtgtttcgaggcttgatcctatgtatatgaagtcgttttggcgatttgatcacacgagtaagtccgtaaggtgttttcgagatcatatgaatgtttggtttggagccccgagggctcgagtgagttttgaatggggcccgggaggtcttaggcttaaaaatgcatgttcagatgttgcaggccccAGTGCGGCCGCGATCATTTTCGCGCGGTCcacgctggcagccacgcggccgcggtgcttttctgtgcggtccgcgtggtggagTTCATAGGGTCGACCAgcacggccgcgcaccaaatcagtgcggtccgagctgggtgggttcagaaaaagcccacttcttccctccctcggtgcgaccgcggtgcatttctgtgcggtccgcgctagcCCCCAGCAAAAGTATATATATTCGGGACTTCAGTcattttttccacttttcaaaaacccaaaacctaagaggcgattttccaaataacttttcttctccaaaaccattggtaagtgatttctaacttaatttcttcacttcttaacatcttttaacatgatttcaacttcaaatcaaagattttcatggggaaattgggtgttttgggta
Proteins encoded in this region:
- the LOC107785040 gene encoding ribulose bisphosphate carboxylase small subunit, chloroplastic 2, producing MASSVISSAVAVATGANAAQASMVAPFTGLKSASSFPVTRKQNLDITSIASNGGRVQCMQVWPPINKKKYETLSYLPDLSEEQLLREVEYLLKNGWVPCLEFETEHGFVYRENNKSPGYYDGRYWTMWKLPMFGCTDATQVLAEVEEAKKAYPQAWIRIIGFDNVRQVQCISFIAYKPEGY
- the LOC142177353 gene encoding uncharacterized protein LOC142177353; this encodes MKVDMSKADLDQDSVRAAAASGMCGKITGSGCGQGIGAEAMSRCAKAGRNASLGHESAGQVKNGTCNAHGNAVLIRHVLLALNVHTLAAVHPTKGTIATIERYLARFFWSGQETSDRYHWSAWSKLCFPYEEGGANFRKLEDVCKAFTAKQWWRFRTTNSLWSQFVKAKYCRIYHPLISQWTAGKSHNWQAMCKLKYEVEQNILWRVGRGNSSFWYENWTNFGPLSSNLGEDVGYDNTKVNEVYKDGVWDWSCLHTQPPEAVKTWVASVHITIGQEEDDTPISTITTSGKFSVASAWNALRRRKDLAPFDSKLWHKDVPFKMSFLAWRAIHGKIATDERITRFGISLASKCCCCPSPGMIPDEEMCEHLFCQGHFAQQVWAIFAGMVGIAHINIPLRTLFANCWNHKSKNSVAAFVFQIMPPIVVWELWRSRCCSKYEMERLSVARSKCLITFNIAQLVNSHFGKLTVNNNWEDICKFFDYSLVERCITEVKWLKPHLLNSDGSCVNGNYGCGGVVRDNGGKMLMAYAIPMGQGTSNLAEVEALLFGLKWYVQQGYGLIIGETDSLLLHNCIQGIWSKPWRINSVVMEVKMLVEQKGLIIRHCFREANQVVDKMASLSHQLEEVYIFTYFDTLPRQVKGLLNVDRWQIPAFRVKKRRPSTIVYEPP